The proteins below are encoded in one region of Candidatus Binataceae bacterium:
- a CDS encoding Gfo/Idh/MocA family oxidoreductase, protein MKLRGAISGFGQVAELGHLTGWRATAGVEMVALHEPQAARRQAALRAFDGKIRVYEDLELMLAGEALDFVDIASPPAAHLGAITQALAAGVHVLVEKPLCLPQQDEARLLALADDAQRLLMCVHNWKYAPAYRQAFELIKAGRLGQIRHCAMLRLRTAPAGGAPWRLDPDQGGGILIDHGWHLAYLMPWLIGAAPTQVSARINHLEGLDDGADLMVEFANLASAYVHLSWHAPIRQTRAIIYGDAGWLAIGEDALELRSRQGATEFFPVTDAPDDSYHASWFAATAAHFLAALEQGHRGALARDNRAEVRAALAWLRAAQASAITGRVQAVGG, encoded by the coding sequence ATGAAGTTGCGAGGAGCTATTTCAGGCTTTGGGCAGGTCGCTGAGTTGGGCCATCTGACGGGATGGCGGGCGACGGCGGGAGTGGAAATGGTGGCGCTGCACGAACCGCAGGCGGCGCGCCGCCAAGCCGCCTTGCGTGCCTTTGACGGCAAAATCCGAGTCTATGAAGACCTGGAGTTGATGCTGGCGGGCGAAGCCCTGGATTTTGTCGATATCGCCAGCCCCCCTGCCGCCCACCTCGGCGCGATTACCCAGGCCTTGGCGGCCGGCGTCCATGTGCTGGTGGAAAAGCCCCTATGCTTGCCCCAGCAGGACGAGGCGCGCTTGTTGGCCCTGGCCGACGACGCGCAACGCTTGCTGATGTGCGTCCACAACTGGAAATATGCGCCTGCTTACCGCCAAGCCTTTGAGCTGATAAAGGCCGGCCGACTAGGCCAGATTCGTCATTGCGCGATGCTGCGCTTACGAACCGCGCCCGCGGGCGGGGCGCCCTGGCGGCTCGACCCGGACCAAGGCGGTGGCATCCTAATCGATCACGGCTGGCACTTGGCCTACCTGATGCCCTGGCTGATCGGCGCCGCGCCTACTCAGGTCAGCGCTCGCATCAACCACCTTGAAGGGTTGGACGATGGCGCCGATTTGATGGTGGAGTTTGCCAACCTGGCGAGCGCGTACGTACATCTCTCCTGGCATGCGCCGATTCGTCAGACCAGAGCTATCATTTACGGCGACGCGGGTTGGCTAGCGATTGGCGAGGACGCCCTAGAGCTTCGCTCGCGCCAGGGAGCGACGGAATTTTTTCCGGTGACCGACGCCCCGGATGATTCCTACCACGCAAGCTGGTTTGCTGCCACTGCCGCCCATTTCCTGGCCGCCTTGGAGCAGGGTCATCGCGGTGCTTTGGCTCGGGACAATCGCGCCGAGGTCCGGGCTGCTCTTGCTTGGCTGCGCGCGGCGCAGGCCTCCGCCATTACTGGCCGGGTACAGGCTGTGG
- a CDS encoding lipopolysaccharide kinase InaA family protein has protein sequence MGMRILYTESPAWEGPLRAGEQIIASDRFTLSKDIPRNRAGLLVLDHFGVVFVKRMAAASWVRGIAWRLRGSPAARSLRAARELAQTGFLFPRPLAAADCLATGAIRVSWLFSEALTQAAMFSVFLDRRRGGQRLQWRWRRAVLAAVATTIRRMHEEGLFSSDLQETNLMLEGEPEQLQIYFVDLDGLRRLPRVSWRRRRRNLVQLDRSVGRFLSRSERLHFLRAYLGTPWPPARLKSLLEKLAQERAHKDRVYARRRQLARPGRFEHSANDHRTVGLFGRLSTPSRVNRNGLFDQ, from the coding sequence ATGGGGATGCGGATTCTATATACCGAAAGCCCGGCCTGGGAGGGGCCGCTGCGGGCGGGCGAGCAGATTATCGCGAGCGACAGGTTCACCCTGAGCAAGGACATCCCGCGCAATCGGGCCGGCCTCCTGGTCCTTGACCACTTTGGCGTGGTCTTCGTCAAGCGGATGGCGGCCGCATCGTGGGTGCGTGGAATCGCCTGGCGCCTGCGCGGTTCGCCCGCTGCCCGCTCGCTGCGCGCGGCGCGAGAGCTGGCACAGACCGGATTTCTGTTTCCGCGCCCCCTGGCCGCCGCCGACTGCCTCGCGACCGGCGCGATTCGGGTAAGCTGGCTGTTCAGCGAGGCCCTGACGCAGGCCGCGATGTTTAGCGTCTTTCTGGATCGGCGCCGTGGCGGTCAGCGTCTGCAATGGCGATGGCGCCGCGCGGTATTGGCCGCTGTCGCCACCACCATTCGCCGGATGCACGAGGAGGGGCTGTTCAGCTCTGACTTGCAGGAAACTAATTTGATGCTTGAAGGAGAGCCCGAGCAGCTTCAAATCTACTTTGTGGACCTCGACGGTTTGCGCCGCTTGCCCCGGGTCTCGTGGCGGCGGCGGCGGCGCAACCTGGTCCAGCTCGATCGCAGCGTGGGCCGTTTCCTGAGCCGATCCGAGCGGCTTCATTTTCTGCGCGCCTATCTCGGAACGCCATGGCCGCCAGCGCGCCTGAAATCTCTGTTAGAAAAATTGGCACAGGAGCGCGCCCACAAGGATCGGGTTTACGCGCGCCGGCGCCAGCTCGCGCGGCCGGGGCGCTTCGAGCATAGCGCTAACGATCATCGGACAGTGGGTCTGTTCGGTCGCCTAAGCACGCCGAGCCGGGTAAATCGAAATGGCCTTTTCGATCAGTAA
- a CDS encoding glycosyltransferase family A protein has translation MANPLASIVIPVWNGAATLAATLSSAMAQSYRPAEIVVVDDGSTDATATLLASFGDRITLIRQDNQGPARARNAGAAAARGDYLSFLDADDRWLEQKLELTIRALRDKSGAVMAYCDAMQPDGHPLVPAAMAHAPSRAEMLARWWPILPSTAVIKRAEFLAAGGFDPSFRRPGWEDAEFFVRLRDRGEFVYLNQALVCYQATMNPERAARYANNFALLATRIRARYGGAGEPLLRESRAYAARALAYKGLIEMGAGARAQARRSLWRAIRLDPRQARNYPRLIRTLLPAALARALTGRTRHANGSLG, from the coding sequence GTGGCTAATCCGCTCGCTTCCATAGTTATTCCGGTGTGGAACGGTGCCGCCACGCTGGCGGCGACCCTGAGCAGCGCGATGGCGCAAAGCTACCGGCCAGCCGAAATTGTGGTGGTGGATGACGGTTCCACCGACGCCACCGCGACGCTACTTGCTTCCTTCGGCGACCGGATCACGCTCATCAGGCAGGACAATCAGGGCCCCGCACGGGCCCGCAATGCTGGTGCGGCGGCGGCGCGCGGCGACTATCTGTCTTTTCTGGATGCCGACGACCGCTGGCTGGAACAGAAGCTTGAACTAACCATCCGAGCCCTTCGCGATAAGAGCGGGGCTGTAATGGCCTATTGCGATGCGATGCAGCCCGACGGGCATCCTTTGGTCCCGGCGGCGATGGCGCACGCGCCCTCCCGCGCCGAGATGCTGGCGCGCTGGTGGCCGATTCTGCCCAGCACCGCGGTCATCAAACGGGCTGAGTTCCTGGCCGCAGGCGGTTTCGATCCGAGTTTTCGCCGTCCGGGATGGGAGGACGCGGAGTTCTTTGTTCGGCTGCGCGACCGGGGCGAATTCGTGTACCTGAACCAAGCCCTGGTGTGTTATCAGGCCACGATGAATCCCGAGCGAGCGGCACGCTACGCCAACAATTTTGCGCTCCTCGCCACCCGCATTCGAGCGCGTTACGGCGGAGCAGGTGAGCCCTTGCTACGCGAAAGCCGCGCCTACGCGGCGCGCGCGCTGGCCTACAAAGGGCTAATCGAAATGGGTGCCGGCGCGCGCGCTCAAGCGCGCCGCAGCTTGTGGCGTGCAATCCGATTGGACCCACGCCAGGCACGCAACTATCCCCGCCTCATCCGCACACTGCTGCCCGCCGCGCTGGCCCGGGCTTTGACCGGCCGTACCCGCCATGCCAACGGTTCGTTGGGATAG
- a CDS encoding VIT1/CCC1 transporter family protein, with protein MAFSISNRQYDQHTEQIHSSGGERLRDLVLGLNDGLVASFAVTSGLAGAAVLARIVVMAGLAEMLGGAVSMGLAAFISARSHVEFYQSEIERERQEMARWPEREREEIRHIYRAKGFSGRLLDEVVTHITADPERWSNVMMREELGLSGDFESPWRSGITVGLAYLLGAAIPVIPYFLTNAGRGLPWSAAATLLTLFAVGAAKTVITTRPWWRSGLESALTGAAAASATFFAGRLFALH; from the coding sequence ATGGCCTTTTCGATCAGTAACCGCCAATACGATCAGCATACCGAGCAGATCCATTCCTCGGGCGGGGAGCGGCTGCGCGACCTGGTGCTGGGGCTCAACGACGGCCTGGTCGCCTCTTTTGCCGTGACCTCGGGGCTGGCCGGCGCCGCGGTGCTCGCGCGCATCGTCGTGATGGCGGGGTTGGCGGAGATGCTGGGTGGGGCGGTCTCGATGGGACTGGCGGCCTTCATCTCGGCGCGCTCGCACGTCGAGTTTTATCAAAGCGAGATCGAGCGCGAGCGGCAGGAGATGGCGCGCTGGCCCGAGCGCGAGCGCGAGGAAATTCGTCATATCTACCGCGCCAAGGGCTTTTCCGGCCGCCTGCTGGACGAAGTCGTCACTCATATTACGGCCGACCCCGAGCGTTGGAGCAACGTCATGATGCGCGAGGAGTTGGGACTCAGCGGCGATTTCGAGTCACCCTGGCGCTCGGGTATCACGGTCGGCTTGGCCTATTTGCTCGGTGCCGCGATCCCGGTCATCCCTTATTTTCTCACCAATGCCGGCCGCGGCTTGCCCTGGTCGGCCGCGGCTACTTTGCTCACCTTGTTCGCGGTCGGCGCGGCCAAGACTGTTATCACCACCCGGCCATGGTGGCGCAGCGGCCTGGAGAGCGCCCTGACCGGGGCGGCCGCCGCCTCCGCTACTTTTTTCGCCGGCCGCCTGTTCGCCTTGCACTAA
- a CDS encoding LLM class flavin-dependent oxidoreductase — protein sequence MNIGVSLSFTANTPRPEVLAARCEELGFETLFVPTFYALPANYGTTLSSSEVYAGVLDSFCVLQMAATVTSRLKVGTGVYPLPWSDPFHLANRARTLALYSGGRFVFGVGAGESDNPAGGRAMSAAQRWSIVAEYVRVIKQLWSTPRAGFRGRWVSFAPHPRASLLPLCPRPPILIGAGAVGRLASQRALRNTVALAEGWAPVAINPRRLSGQVARLKRMCAEAGRDFSTVDISVFAPQEAPTPRRTIELYAAAGAHRLVFVRQPPMVSIQALELLARNYLA from the coding sequence ATGAATATCGGCGTTTCGCTGTCCTTTACCGCGAATACGCCCAGACCGGAAGTGCTGGCGGCGCGGTGCGAAGAATTAGGCTTTGAAACGCTGTTCGTGCCAACCTTTTACGCTCTCCCCGCCAATTACGGTACAACCCTTTCTTCAAGCGAGGTATACGCCGGCGTGCTGGACTCATTTTGCGTGCTGCAAATGGCGGCCACGGTGACCAGTCGGCTCAAAGTGGGCACAGGGGTTTACCCGCTGCCGTGGTCCGATCCTTTCCATCTAGCCAACCGCGCGCGCACCTTAGCGCTCTACAGCGGAGGCCGCTTTGTGTTCGGCGTTGGGGCCGGAGAGAGCGACAATCCGGCTGGCGGGCGCGCTATGAGCGCGGCGCAGCGCTGGTCGATCGTGGCGGAATACGTGCGCGTCATCAAGCAATTGTGGAGCACGCCGCGAGCCGGATTTCGCGGTCGCTGGGTAAGCTTCGCCCCCCATCCCCGAGCGTCGCTGCTGCCGCTATGTCCTCGTCCACCGATTCTGATTGGAGCGGGCGCAGTAGGCCGGCTGGCTTCACAGCGCGCGCTCAGGAACACTGTGGCGTTAGCCGAGGGCTGGGCTCCGGTGGCAATCAACCCACGGCGCCTGAGCGGCCAAGTCGCGCGCCTCAAACGAATGTGCGCCGAGGCTGGGCGGGATTTTAGCACGGTGGATATAAGCGTGTTCGCACCCCAAGAGGCGCCTACGCCGCGCCGCACGATCGAGCTTTACGCTGCCGCGGGAGCCCATCGCCTGGTCTTCGTGCGCCAACCCCCTATGGTGTCGATTCAAGCGCTGGAACTGCTGGCGCGCAATTACCTGGCATGA